A genomic stretch from Bos javanicus breed banteng chromosome 29, ARS-OSU_banteng_1.0, whole genome shotgun sequence includes:
- the NXF1 gene encoding nuclear RNA export factor 1, with protein sequence MADEGKSYNEHDDRVSFPQRRKKGRGPFRWKSGEGNRRSGRGGSSVRSSRLEDDDRDVSMSDVQDAPRVRYTPYAARPNRRGDNWNERTRIHVTLPLRRDRSAAERGGAGTSQDGTSKNWFKITIPYGRKYDKSWLLNVIQSKCSVPFTPIEFHYENTRAQFFVEDASTASALKAVNYKILDRENRRISIIINSSSPPHSVQNELKPEQVEQLKLIMSKRYDGSQQALDLKGLRSDPDLVAQNIDVVLNRRSCMAATLRIIEENIPELLSLNLSNNKLYRLDDLSSIVQKAPNLKILNLSGNELKSERELDKIKGLKLEELWLDGNTLCDTFRDQSTYISAVRERFPKLLRLDGHELPPPIAFDVEAPTTLPPCKGSYFGTETLKNLVLHFLQQYYAVYDSGDRQRLLDAYHDGACCSLSIPFTPQNPARSNLAEYFKDSRNVKKLKDPTLRFRLLKHTRLNVVAFLNELPKTQHDINSFVVDISAQTSTLLCFSVNGVFKEVDGKSRDSLRAFTRTFVAVPASNSGLCIVNDELFVRNASADEIQRAFAMPAPTPSSSPVPTLSPEQQEMLQAFSTQSGMNLEWSQKCLQDNNWDYTRSAQAFTHLKAKGEIPEVAFMK encoded by the exons ATGGCGGACGAGGGGAAGTCATACAACG AGCACGATGATCGCGTTAGTTTCcctcaaagaagaaagaaaggccgAGGCCCTTTCCGGTGGAAGTCCGGCGAGGGGAACCGGAGGTCTGGAAGAGGGGGCTCCAGCGTTCGGTCCTCCCGCCTGGAGGACGACGACAGAGACGTATCAATGAGTGATGTCCAGGATGCTCCCCGAGTACGATA CACCCCCTACGCTGCACGACCCAACCGTCGGGGTGATAACTGGAACGAGCGGACTCGAATTCATGTTACTCTGCCCCTGCGGAGAGATCGGTCTGCTgcagagaggggaggggctggcacCAGCCAGGACGGGACGTCCAAGAACTGGTTTAAGATTACA ATCCCTTACGGCAGGAAATACGACAAGTCATGGCTCCTGAATGTGATTCAGAGCAAGTGCAGTGTCCCTTTTACTCCCATTGAG TTTCACTATGAAAACACACGGGCCCAGTTTTTTGTGGAGGACGCCAGTACGGCCTCTGCTCTGAAGGCTGTTAACTATAAGATTTTGGATCGGGAGAACCGCAGG ATATCTATCATCATCAACTCCTCTTCTCCACCCCATTCTGTGCAGAATGAACTAAAGCCAGAACAAGTAGAGCAGCTAAAG CTGATCATGAGCAAACGATATGATGGCTCCCAGCAAGCACTTGACCTCAAGGGCCTCCGTTCAGACCCAG ATTTAGTGGCTCAGAACATTGACGTTGTCCTGAACCGTAGAAGCTGCATGGCAGCCACCCTGCGAATCATCGAAGAGAACATCCCTGAG CTATTGTCCTTGAACTTGAGCAACAACAAGCTCTACCGGCTGGATGACTTGTCCAGCATTGTGCAGAAAGCACCCAATCTAAAGATCCTAAATCTCTCTGGAAATGAG CTGAAGTCTGAGCGGGAGTTGGACAAGATCAAAGGGCTGAAGCTGGAAGAGCTCTGGCTTGACGGAAACACCCTGTGCGACACCTTCCGAGACCAGTCCACTTACATCAG CGCCGTTCGAGAGCGATTTCCAAAACTATTGCGACTG GATGGCCATGAGTTACCCCCACCAATTGCCTTTGATGTTGAAGCCCCCACAACGTTACCACCTTGCAAG GGAAGCTACTTTGGAACAGAGACCCTGAAGAATCTGGTCCTGCACTTCTTGCAGCA GTACTATGCGGTTTATGACTCGGGAGACCGGCAGCGGCTCCTGGATGCCTACCATGATGGAGCCTGCTGCTCGCTGAGCATTCCTTTCACCCCCCAGAACCCTGCCCG AAGCAACTTGGCCGAGTACTTCAAGGATAGCAGGAATGTGAAGAAGCTTAAAGACCCTA CCCTGCGGTTCCGACTGCTGAAGCACACACGTCTCAACGTGGTGGCCTTCCTCAATGAGTTGCCCAAAACTCAGCATGACATCAATTCCTTTGTGGTAGACATAAGTGCACAGACA AGCACATTGCTGTGTTTCTCTGTCAACGGAGTCTTCAAAGAAG TGGATGGAAAGTCTCGGGACTCCTTGCGAGCCTTTACCCGGACGTTCGTCGCTGTTCCTGCCAGCAATTCAGG GTTGTGCATCGTCAACGATGAGCTGTTTGTGCGGAATGCCAGTGCTGATGAGATCCAGAGAGCCTTTGCCATGCCTGcacccacaccctcctccagcccagtgcCCACCCTCTCCCCAGAGCAGCAGGAAATGCTGCAGGCTTTCTCTACCCAGTCTGGCATGAACCTTGAGTGGTCCCAGAA GTGCCTCCAGGACAACAACTGGGACTACACCAGGTCTGCCCAGGCCTTTACTCACCTCAAG GCCAAGGGTGAGATCCCAGAAGTGGCATTCATGAAGTGA
- the TMEM179B gene encoding transmembrane protein 179B isoform X1 yields MALPWLQRVELAFFATAFLCGAVAAAALTRTQGSFRGSCPLYGVAALNGSSLVLSRPTAPSLCSFVAGASGLLALYCLLLLFFWVYTSCIEGSHRGPIGLRFALATSAIAIFLVLVCACILRFGTSSLCKSIISLNMTSCSDAQKTSWIPPGTAVQFYSNLHNAETSSWVNLVLWCLVLVLQVVQWKSEATPSRPLQRGDPEWSSETDGLVGPRLSHS; encoded by the exons ATGGCGCTGCCCTGGTTGCAGCGCGTCGAACTCGCGTTCTTCGCTACCGCCTTCTTATGCGGAGCCGTGGCGGCCGCGGCGCTGACCCGGACCCAG GGCTCTTTCAGGGGCAGCTGTCCTCTGTATGGCGTGGCCGCCCTGAACGGCTCCTCTCTGGTCTTGTCCCGACCCACGGCCCCATCCCTCTGCTCCTTTGTGGCGGGGGCCTCGGGCCTCCTGGCCCTCTACTGTCTGCTGCTTCTGTTCTTCTGGGTCTACACCAGCTGCATCGAGGGCTCCCACAG AGGCCCTATCGGGCTCCGCTTTGCACTGGCCACCTCAGCCATAGCCATCTTCCTGGTCTTAGTGTGTGCCTGTATCCTTCGATTTGGCACGAGTTCCCTGTGCAAATCCATCATCTCCCTGAACATGACTAG CTGCTCTGATGCCCAGAAAACTTCATGGATACCCCCTGGAACCGCTGTGCAGTTTTACTCCAACCTACATAATGCTGAA ACTTCTTCTTGGGTGAATCTGGTATTGTGGTGTTTGGTCTTGGTGCTCCAGGTTGTGCAGTGGAAGTCTGAAGCCACCCCATCCCGGCCTCTGCAGAGGGGGGACCCTGAGTGGAGCTCTGAGACAGATGGTCTTGTTGGGCCACGCCTTTCCCATTCCTGA
- the TMEM223 gene encoding transmembrane protein 223, giving the protein MAAPGRRWSVLLFRALQSLSARRALHDTAPPRDVLLFEHERGRFFAVLGLFCAGQGVFWASLAIASLARPPTPVRPTDAKTPDHGRLDLRSTLWRYGLAVGCGAIGSLVLGAGLLFSLRSVRSVMLRAGGKQVTLTTHAPFGWGAHFTVPLNQVSCMAHRGEVPAMLPLKVKGRRFYFLLDKAGHFPNTKLFDNTVGAYRSL; this is encoded by the exons ATGGCGGCGCCCGGGCGGAGGTGGTCTGTGCTGCTGTTCCGAgcgctgcagtcactgtccgcgcGCCGGGCCCTGCATGACACGGCTCCGCCACGGGATGTGCTGCTCTTCGAGCACGAACGGGGCCGCTTCTTCGCCGTCCTCGGGCTGTTCTGCGCTGGCCAGGGcgtcttctgggcttccctggccattGCCTCCTTGGCCCGTCCCCCAACCCCGGTTCGTCCAACAGACGCCAAGACCCCAGACCATGGCCGCTTGGACCTGCGCTCTACACTCTGGCGTTACGGCCTTGCCGTCGGCTGCGGCGCCATCG GTTCCCTGGTACTTGGTGCTGGTCTTCTCTTTTCCCTCCGCTCTGTGCGCTCAGTGATGCTACGGGCTGGAGGGAAGCAAGTGACCCTCACCACTCATGCCCCCTTTGGTTGGGGTGCCCATTTTACGGTTCCCTTAAACCAGGTATCTTGCATGGCCCACCGAGGAGAAGTCCCTGCCATGTTGCCTCTGAAAGTCAAAGGCCGACGCTTCTACTTCCTGTTGGACAAAGCTGGACATTTCCCCAACACGAAACTTTTTGACAACACTGTGGGTGCCTACCGTAGCTTGTGA
- the TMEM179B gene encoding transmembrane protein 179B isoform X2 gives MALPWLQRVELAFFATAFLCGAVAAAALTRTQVCGCGTGPAVRGPIGLRFALATSAIAIFLVLVCACILRFGTSSLCKSIISLNMTSCSDAQKTSWIPPGTAVQFYSNLHNAETSSWVNLVLWCLVLVLQVVQWKSEATPSRPLQRGDPEWSSETDGLVGPRLSHS, from the exons ATGGCGCTGCCCTGGTTGCAGCGCGTCGAACTCGCGTTCTTCGCTACCGCCTTCTTATGCGGAGCCGTGGCGGCCGCGGCGCTGACCCGGACCCAGGTGTGCGGTTGCGGTACGGGGCCGGCCGTCAG AGGCCCTATCGGGCTCCGCTTTGCACTGGCCACCTCAGCCATAGCCATCTTCCTGGTCTTAGTGTGTGCCTGTATCCTTCGATTTGGCACGAGTTCCCTGTGCAAATCCATCATCTCCCTGAACATGACTAG CTGCTCTGATGCCCAGAAAACTTCATGGATACCCCCTGGAACCGCTGTGCAGTTTTACTCCAACCTACATAATGCTGAA ACTTCTTCTTGGGTGAATCTGGTATTGTGGTGTTTGGTCTTGGTGCTCCAGGTTGTGCAGTGGAAGTCTGAAGCCACCCCATCCCGGCCTCTGCAGAGGGGGGACCCTGAGTGGAGCTCTGAGACAGATGGTCTTGTTGGGCCACGCCTTTCCCATTCCTGA
- the TAF6L gene encoding TAF6-like RNA polymerase II p300/CBP-associated factor-associated factor 65 kDa subunit 6L isoform X2, which yields MSEREERRFVEIPRESVRLMAESTGLELSDEVAALLAEDVCYRLREATQNSSQFMKHTKRRKLTVEDFNRALRWSSVEAVCGYGSQEVLPLRPAREGELYFPEDREVNLVELALATNIPKGCAETALRVHVSYLDGKGNLAPQGSVPSAVSSLTDDLLKYYQQVTRAVLGDDPQLMKIALHDLQTNSKIAALLPYFVYVVSGVKSVSHDLEQLHRLLQVARSLVRNPHLCLVPYVRSLVGSVLYCVLEPLAASINPLNDHWTLRDGAALLLSHIFWTYGDLVNGLYQQILLSLQKVLADPVRPLCSHYGAVVGLHALGWKAVERVLYPHLSTYWTNLQAVLDDYSVSNAQVKADGHKVYGAILVAVERLLKMKAQAAEPNKGGPGSRGCQRSDDLPWDSLLLQESPSGGSAEPGFGSGLPMALGGVGPEDPSPSVTLADIYRELYAFFGDSLATRFGTGQPAPTAPRPPGDKKEPATAPDSVRKMPQLTANAMVSPQGDESPRGGGPPSASAPAASESRPLPRVHRARGAPRQQGPGTGTRDVFQKSRFALRGAPYFRFIIAGRQAGRRCRGRLFQTAFPAPYGPSPASRYVQKLPMIGRTSRPARRWALSDYSLYLPL from the exons ATGTCGGAGCGAGAAGAGCGGCGCTTCGTGGAGATCCCTCGGGAGTCCGTCCGGCTCATGGCAGAGAGCACAGGCCTGGAGCTGAGCGATGAGGTGGCGGCCCTGCTCGCAGAGGACGTGTGCTACCGACTCAGAGAGGCCACCCAG AATAGCTCTCAATTCATGAAACACACCAAACGGCGGAAGCTGACCGTCGAGGATTTCAACAGGGCGCTCCGATGGAGCAGTGTGGAG GCCGTGTGCGGTTATGGATCTCAGGAGGTGCTGCCCCTGCGCCCAGCCAGGGAGGGTGAGCTCTACTTCCCCGAGGACCGAGAGGTGAACCTGGTGGAGCTGGCCCTGGCCACCAACATCCCCAAAGGCTGTGCTGAGACGGCCCTGAGAG TTCACGTCTCCTACCTAGACGGCAAAGGGAACTTGGCCCCTCAAGGATCAG TGCCTAGTGCTGTGTCTTCACTGACTGATGACCTTCTCAAGTACTACCAGCAAGTGACTCGGGCTGTGCTGGGGGATGATCCACAGCTGATGAAA ATTGCTCTCCACGACCTGCAGACCAACTCCAAGATCGCAGCGCTCCTGCCATACTTTGTGTACGTGGTCAGCGGG GTGAAATCTGTAAGCCACGACCTGGAGCAGCTGCACCGGCTCTTGCAAGTGGCGCGGAGCCTGGTTCGGAACCCACACCTCTGCCTGGTACCCTATGTCCGCTCCCTGGTGGGCAGCGTCCTCTACTGTGTCCTGGAGCCACTGGCTGCCTCCATCAACCCGCTGAATGACCACTGGACGCTGCGGGATGGCGCTGCCCTCCTACTGAGCCACATCTTCTG GACTTATGGGGACCTTGTAAATGGCCTCTATCAGCAGATCCTGCTCTCCCTGCAGAAAGTCTTGGCGGATCCTGTGAGGCCTCTCTGCTCTCACTACGGGGCTGTGGTGGGCCTGCATGCTCTTGGCTGGAAG GCAGTAGAGAGAGTCTTGTACCCACATCTGTCCACTTACTGGACAAATCTGCAGGCTGTGCTCGACGATTATTCAGTATCGAATGCCCAGGTTAAAGCAGATGGGCACAAAGTCTATGGAGCCATTCTG GTGGCCGTAGAGCGACTCCTGAAGATGAAGGCCCAGGCAGCAGAGCCTAACAAGGGTGGGCCAGGCAGCAGGGGGTGCCAGCGCTCTGACGACCTGCCCTGGGACAGCCTTCTCCTGCAGGAGTCTCCCTCCGGGGGCAGCGCAGAGCCAGGTTTTGGGTCTGGTCTCCCAATGGCTCTTGGAGGCGTGGGGCCAGAGGATCCTTCCCCTTCGGTGACCCTGGCGGACATCTACCGGGAGCTCTACGCCTTCTTCGGTGACAGCTTGGCCACTCGCTTTGGCACGGGTCAACCAGCGCCCACGGCCCCGCGGCCGCCCGGGGACAAGAAGGAACCGGCGACCGCCCCGGACTCGGTGCGGAAGATGCCGCAGCTGACAGCCAACGCCATGGTCAGCCCGCAGGGCGACGAGAGCCCCCGGGGCGGCGGCCCCCCGTCAGCCTCTGCGCCCGCCGCCTCTGAGAGCAGGCCGCTGCCCCGCGTGCACCGGGCGCGGGGAGCACCTCGGCAGCAGGGCCCAGGCACCGGCACCCGCGACGTCTTCCAGAAGAGCCGTTTCGCCCTGCGCGGTGCCCCTTACTTCCGTTTCATCATCGCTGGGCGACAAGCAGGGAGGCGATGCCGCGGGCGCCTCTTCCAGACAGCCTTCCCCGCGCCGTACGGGCCCAGCCCGGCCTCCCGTTACGTGCAGAAGCTGCCCATGATCGGCCGCACCAGCCGTCCGGCCCGCCGCTGGGCGCTCTCGGACTACTCGCTGTACCTGCCGCTTTGA
- the TAF6L gene encoding TAF6-like RNA polymerase II p300/CBP-associated factor-associated factor 65 kDa subunit 6L isoform X1 has translation MQSSIGAMSEREERRFVEIPRESVRLMAESTGLELSDEVAALLAEDVCYRLREATQNSSQFMKHTKRRKLTVEDFNRALRWSSVEAVCGYGSQEVLPLRPAREGELYFPEDREVNLVELALATNIPKGCAETALRVHVSYLDGKGNLAPQGSVPSAVSSLTDDLLKYYQQVTRAVLGDDPQLMKIALHDLQTNSKIAALLPYFVYVVSGVKSVSHDLEQLHRLLQVARSLVRNPHLCLVPYVRSLVGSVLYCVLEPLAASINPLNDHWTLRDGAALLLSHIFWTYGDLVNGLYQQILLSLQKVLADPVRPLCSHYGAVVGLHALGWKAVERVLYPHLSTYWTNLQAVLDDYSVSNAQVKADGHKVYGAILVAVERLLKMKAQAAEPNKGGPGSRGCQRSDDLPWDSLLLQESPSGGSAEPGFGSGLPMALGGVGPEDPSPSVTLADIYRELYAFFGDSLATRFGTGQPAPTAPRPPGDKKEPATAPDSVRKMPQLTANAMVSPQGDESPRGGGPPSASAPAASESRPLPRVHRARGAPRQQGPGTGTRDVFQKSRFALRGAPYFRFIIAGRQAGRRCRGRLFQTAFPAPYGPSPASRYVQKLPMIGRTSRPARRWALSDYSLYLPL, from the exons ctccatcGGGGCCATGTCGGAGCGAGAAGAGCGGCGCTTCGTGGAGATCCCTCGGGAGTCCGTCCGGCTCATGGCAGAGAGCACAGGCCTGGAGCTGAGCGATGAGGTGGCGGCCCTGCTCGCAGAGGACGTGTGCTACCGACTCAGAGAGGCCACCCAG AATAGCTCTCAATTCATGAAACACACCAAACGGCGGAAGCTGACCGTCGAGGATTTCAACAGGGCGCTCCGATGGAGCAGTGTGGAG GCCGTGTGCGGTTATGGATCTCAGGAGGTGCTGCCCCTGCGCCCAGCCAGGGAGGGTGAGCTCTACTTCCCCGAGGACCGAGAGGTGAACCTGGTGGAGCTGGCCCTGGCCACCAACATCCCCAAAGGCTGTGCTGAGACGGCCCTGAGAG TTCACGTCTCCTACCTAGACGGCAAAGGGAACTTGGCCCCTCAAGGATCAG TGCCTAGTGCTGTGTCTTCACTGACTGATGACCTTCTCAAGTACTACCAGCAAGTGACTCGGGCTGTGCTGGGGGATGATCCACAGCTGATGAAA ATTGCTCTCCACGACCTGCAGACCAACTCCAAGATCGCAGCGCTCCTGCCATACTTTGTGTACGTGGTCAGCGGG GTGAAATCTGTAAGCCACGACCTGGAGCAGCTGCACCGGCTCTTGCAAGTGGCGCGGAGCCTGGTTCGGAACCCACACCTCTGCCTGGTACCCTATGTCCGCTCCCTGGTGGGCAGCGTCCTCTACTGTGTCCTGGAGCCACTGGCTGCCTCCATCAACCCGCTGAATGACCACTGGACGCTGCGGGATGGCGCTGCCCTCCTACTGAGCCACATCTTCTG GACTTATGGGGACCTTGTAAATGGCCTCTATCAGCAGATCCTGCTCTCCCTGCAGAAAGTCTTGGCGGATCCTGTGAGGCCTCTCTGCTCTCACTACGGGGCTGTGGTGGGCCTGCATGCTCTTGGCTGGAAG GCAGTAGAGAGAGTCTTGTACCCACATCTGTCCACTTACTGGACAAATCTGCAGGCTGTGCTCGACGATTATTCAGTATCGAATGCCCAGGTTAAAGCAGATGGGCACAAAGTCTATGGAGCCATTCTG GTGGCCGTAGAGCGACTCCTGAAGATGAAGGCCCAGGCAGCAGAGCCTAACAAGGGTGGGCCAGGCAGCAGGGGGTGCCAGCGCTCTGACGACCTGCCCTGGGACAGCCTTCTCCTGCAGGAGTCTCCCTCCGGGGGCAGCGCAGAGCCAGGTTTTGGGTCTGGTCTCCCAATGGCTCTTGGAGGCGTGGGGCCAGAGGATCCTTCCCCTTCGGTGACCCTGGCGGACATCTACCGGGAGCTCTACGCCTTCTTCGGTGACAGCTTGGCCACTCGCTTTGGCACGGGTCAACCAGCGCCCACGGCCCCGCGGCCGCCCGGGGACAAGAAGGAACCGGCGACCGCCCCGGACTCGGTGCGGAAGATGCCGCAGCTGACAGCCAACGCCATGGTCAGCCCGCAGGGCGACGAGAGCCCCCGGGGCGGCGGCCCCCCGTCAGCCTCTGCGCCCGCCGCCTCTGAGAGCAGGCCGCTGCCCCGCGTGCACCGGGCGCGGGGAGCACCTCGGCAGCAGGGCCCAGGCACCGGCACCCGCGACGTCTTCCAGAAGAGCCGTTTCGCCCTGCGCGGTGCCCCTTACTTCCGTTTCATCATCGCTGGGCGACAAGCAGGGAGGCGATGCCGCGGGCGCCTCTTCCAGACAGCCTTCCCCGCGCCGTACGGGCCCAGCCCGGCCTCCCGTTACGTGCAGAAGCTGCCCATGATCGGCCGCACCAGCCGTCCGGCCCGCCGCTGGGCGCTCTCGGACTACTCGCTGTACCTGCCGCTTTGA